The nucleotide sequence TTCGTGAAGTCTTCCAAAAACCTGAAAATAATTCCGGTAGGGAAAAAAGAAATAATTGACAGGCTCATTATAGATTATTTAACGCAAATTAAGCAAAAAAGAAAGGACAGGAATTCGTTCCTAAAGTTATCCAACAAATTATATAAAGAAGTCATGGAACCGCTTGCGGAAGAATGGAAGTCCGCTTCCCATATAACCATTATTCCTGACGGACGCCTGTTTTATCTTCCGTTTGAGAGTTTGTTTGACGGAGAAGGGTTCGTTGCAGAGAAGTTCGAATGGGTTTATGCTCCATCGGCTTCGATTGCGCTGGCATCCAGCGTGCCGAAATCGGATAAAAACACGACGGACCGTATTTCAGTATTCTCCCCATCGCAAATTAAAAACAGCATGGACCATTCACTTCGGCTGGCTGAGCTTAATTACGCAGCATTGGAAGTCGATAACATCAAGAAAATTTTCAGAGACCGAGCGAATATTTGCTCGGATAATCATTTGACTGGGCAGGCCATATCCGACAGTGTTTTGGCAAGTTCATCCATTATTCATTTTGCGGCGCACGGGATCAATAATACTGAAAAACCTGAATTGTCTGCAATAGTTTTGTCGGAACCGGATGATGCAAACGAAGGGCTTTTGACGGCGCATGAAATTCAGAAAATGCAACTGAGTGGAAAATTGGTCGTCCTGTCAGCGTGCGAAACTTCAGTAGGCCAACTGCTTCAAGGCGAAGGCATGTTGGGTTTGACGCGCGCGTTTATGATCGCCGGCGCTTCTGCCGTCGTCGCTTCCTTGTGGAAGGTGTATGATGAAAGCACGGCAGAATTTATGAGAACGTTTTATGAAAAAAAGGTGGCGTTAAAGTTATCAAATTCCAAAGCTTTGCAGCAAGCAAAAATCGCCATGATCAAGAATGAATTATGGAATGATCCGGCCTTTTGGGCGCCATTTGTTTTATGGGGAACAAGTAATTAGCGTTTGAAAAAACAGTTGATTCGGCCATGAGCATTGTTTATCTTTTTTTGTTAATTTACTTCAATTAATCTGTTTCTATATAAGGGATAACGATGAAAATTCTCATTGAATACTGCGTGGTTTGAAATTATTTACCGAGAGCCGCCGGTCTGGCGGATGAACTAAAACGGATATTTGGAGCCGAAGTGGATTTAAAAAAATCTAAGGGGGGCGTATTTGAGGTTTCGGTAAACGATACACTTATTTTTTCAAAGAAAGAACTAGGGCGATTCCCTGATCCTGGTGAAATTAAATTGAAAGTTAAAAATGCCATTAAGTGATTCAAAAATATAGTCTTTAATGGGCTTGACATTCCACAACGATTGGGGTATATTTACACAATCAATTAGCGTTCTCTAATATCTTCGCGATTATTAATTAGCAATTCTACATAGATCATTTACTACATTTATTCTTTCATACCTTTCCAAAAATAGGAGGAAACTTATGTTTTTGAATTCAAATGTTCAGAACGTATTAGGTGTGTTCGGTAACGTGCTGTCAGTAACACTATTAGTCGGATTAATGAATTTTGCGAGTGTTGAAGCGGGTGTCAACGGAGGACGCATCATATATAATCCTGAAAAACATGTCGCAGAAGGCGAACCGATCTATATTGAAGCTGGTTTTACAACCGGAATTGAACGTGCATCGGTTTATTATCGCTTTCCGACCGATCCGGCATTCACCGAAGTTCCTATGATTATGAAAATGAATGGTAAATACGGCGCATTTCTGAAAAAACAAGGGCTCAAAAAAGGGACCATCCTTGAATATTATATTGTCGCAGAGTCATCGGACGGGCAAAGCCTTACTTATCCTGAAAATAACCCGGAGATGCTTCCGTTACAATTGGTCGTTTCCGAAAGAGCAGTTGTGCAGGAAGCCGGAATTGAAACGATCGTATTATCTCCTGATCCAGGGAGCACCGTCAACAAGAAGGATTTTCTTATTGCCATTTCGCTCTTTTCGGACGATACCATCAACGTTGTTAACTTAAAACTGACGTTAGACGGCGGTGACGATGTGACCAAAAAATCCGATATAACAAACGAGTTAGTAACGTATGCAGGGAAGAACCTTGAGCCGGGACCGCATGCCGCCAGGCTTTGGTACACGCTTCCTAATGGCGACAAAGTTATTTTGACCGAGTTCACATTTGACATTGCTCTTGAAGGCGGCGAAGATATACTGGCAGGAAAAGGTTTTACTGCTGCGACAGCCGGTCAGCTACAACCCGGAAGTGATGCTAATTTTGACGATGCGGGAAAATTTCGAGCCAATTTCAGAAGCGAGCATAAGGCGCAAAATAATTTGGGCCAAAAAACGACCTACGAGCGTGTCGGAGCGGATATTTCTTATGAGAAGAAGTTTTTTCAGGTCGCCGCCACCTTCGATTGGGATTCTGAGGATGATCCGACGAAAAACCAGCCCTTAAGCCGTTATCTTATTACGGCCAATGTGGATAATATTGCGATAGTAAATTACGGCGATTCATATCCCACATTCAGCCCCGTCACGTTGTATGGAACACGCGTACGCGGTCTGAGCGCCGGACTTTATCTCGGTATCTTTAATTTCGAGTTTGTCAAAGGAGAGGTTAACCGAAAAGTTCTTTCCAAACGCGATAAAGCTACTATACAAGAACTTGAAGACCGATATAACAACAATACCACGGATGACGCAAGAGCAGCGGCGATCATCGCCTATCTAAATCCTGATGCAAATGACCCCGCGGATGATAAGGCATTTGGAGGAACTTTCAAACGCGAAATGACCGCCGGAAGATTCAGCGTGGGCCCGCAAGCATTCCAATTCGGCCTCAGTTATGTTCATACTGGAGATAAAGAATCGTCATTGTACAGTCAAACCCTTATTTCTACCGGATTCAATGGCGTAGCGCCGCAGGAAAATGTTGTTGTCGGCGCTGATTTCAAAACGAGTCTATTCAGTAAACGGTTCAATTTCGATGCAAGCGTAGCCACAGGATTGACCAATACCAATATTACAGGCGGCACGGTGGATGCGCAAACTTTGGCAGATGCTAACCTTATTAAGCAAACCGAAGTCAAAGACGTCCAGGACTACATTGATCTTGCTGATAATTTTATGACGATCAATACCAACTTAACGCCGATTCCGACCGGCGCTGATTTTATTACGGACAAGAATAATTTTGCGTATACCTTCGGCGGATCGTTAAGCGCGTTTGATAATAACCTGAGCGCAAGATACCGAAGCAACGGGGGATACTTCCAGTCATTCGGATCATCCATCCAGCGCGATATTGAAACATTTGAAATTTCTGACCGCCATCGTTTCTGGCAGAACCGCATATTCGTTACGGTGAATTATGCGACGTCAAAAAACAATTTGTCTAAATCAAATGACAATACACTTGAAACGCAAACGATCGGAACGAATTTCTCTCTCTTCCTGCCCAAACTGCCGAGTTTGAGTTTCGGATATACAACGATGAATCGCGACAATAATTTTAATTACACGACGCCAAAAGTAGGTGCTTTGCCTGAAGAAAGCGTGACCAATATTATTTCGCTCGGCAGTTCGTATGGATTTTCTGCCATGGACTTGCGTCATAATGCCACGGTCAATTACAGTACAAGCAAGAAAGATGACAAGACGGAAAGCTATATAGTAGAAACTACGGTCAACGCGGTGCAGGACACTTTTTCGTATATACCATTTCAGGCATCCGACAACAATAGCGTCAGCCTTGGTATAACCACCGAATGGAAATTTCCGTTGCGCACGACGGTCAATTTCTCTTCCTCATCCGGTAATACGCGAAGCATCGCCGCATCGGGTAACGTTCAAAAAGACAAATCGTCGGCAACGGGATTCGGCGTTTCCGGCGATTATCAATTGCTCAATACCGATAAGTTAATTCTCAATGTGTACGGAGGCTTGAGCTACACGGGCGTATCGATTCCAAACTCAAGTGATCTCA is from bacterium and encodes:
- a CDS encoding SelT/SelW/SelH family protein — protein: MKILIEYCVVUNYLPRAAGLADELKRIFGAEVDLKKSKGGVFEVSVNDTLIFSKKELGRFPDPGEIKLKVKNAIK